Below is a window of Halobaculum lipolyticum DNA.
TCGTCGACGCCGCGGTCGCCGCGGCCCGCGGCGGCCACACCCACTACACGAGCAACGCCGGCCTGCCGGAACTGCGCGAGGCGATCAGCGACACCCTCGCCCGCGAGTACGACGTCCGTCACCCGCCCGAGGAGGTGCTGACGACCACCGGCGGGATGGAGGCGCTCCACCTCGCGTTCCTCGCGACCGTCGAGCCGGGGAGCGAGGTGCTGCTCCCGTCGCCGTCGTGGCCGAACTACTGGACGCAGGCGCGACTCGCCGACGCGACGCCCGTGGAGGTGCCGATGCCCGCGCCGGACTACGATCTGGACGCCGACACGCTGGTCGCCGAGATGGGTCCGGACACGTCGCTCGTCGTGCTCTGCTCGCCGTCCAACCCGACCGGACGCGTCGCCGATCCCGACGAGGTGCGGGCGGTCGTCGACGCCGCCGCCGACCACGACGCCTACGTCATCGCCGACGAGGTGTACGCGAAGCTGACGTACGACCGCGATCCCACGGGCATCGCCGCGCTGACGGACCACCCCGAGCACGTGCTCACGGTCGGCTCCTGCTCGAAGACGTACGCCATGACCGGCTGGCGCGTCGGCTGGCTCGCGGGCCACCCGTCGGTCGTCGACGAGGCGACGAAGGTGCGCGAGTCGACCACCGCCTGCACCTCCAGCGTCGCCCAACACGCCGCCGTCGCCGCCTTGACCGGCCCACAGGAGCCGGTCGAGGAGATGTACGACGCGTTCCGCGAGCGCCGCGACTACGTCGCCGACCGCATCGCCGACATGGACGGCGTGAGCGCGCCTCGCCCCGAAGGGGCGTTCTACGCGTTCCTGAACCCCGACACCGACGAGGCGAGCCTCCCGCTGGCGAAACGCCTCTGCCGCGAGGCGGGTGTCGTGCTCGCCCCCGGCGACGGCTTCGGGGTGGCTGGCGAGGGGCAACTGCGGCTCTCGTTCGCGAACTCGATGGAGCGGTTGGAGGAGGGACTCGACCGGATCGAGGCGTCGATGTAGCGGCGCCGGCGGCCGGCGTCGACGGTTCCCCATCGTCGGGAACTGGCGAAAGGCCGATAGTCTTGGGCAGAGTATACACAACCAGAGATGAGCGCCGTGACGACACCACTCGACGTCCTCGCACAGGTCGGCCCGCACGGTCCGATGGGACCGCACGGTCCCGCGGGTGGCGGGTGGACGGGCGGGGGATGGATGGGGGGCGGCGCGCTCCCCTGGCTCGGCCCGTGGGGCGGCTTCCTCGCGACGCTGCTGCTGCTCGGACTGGTCGCCGTGACCGTCTACGCGGCGGTGACGCTCGCCCGCCGGGAGCGGGTCGCGAGCGACGGTGACCGCGGGGACGACGCGCTCGCCGTCCTCGACCGCCGGTACGCCCGCGGCGAGGTCGACGACGAGGAGTACGCCGAACGCCGGGAGCGCCTGACGGGGAACTGAGCCGACCCGACCCGACGGCGCCGCTGGCGGCCGCACAGCTTTGGCCGTCGAGCACCTCCGGTGAGCTATGGGCCGGATCCGGAGGCGGGTCGGCCGCACGCTTCGTCGCGTCGAGCCGCCGGCTCGCGTCGTCGACTGGGCCATCGCCGTATGCGTCGCCGTGGAGGTCGCCTCGGGGCTGTACTCGTTCACCCGCGGCACCCCGAGCGGCGCGTGGGTGTTCTGGCTCCACTCGGTCGTCGGGCTGACCCTCGTCGCGCTCGTCTGTTTCAAACTGTACCGCGTCCGTCGGCGTGTCACCGCGCGGGCCGCGTGGGACCGGTTCACCCCGGTCTCCGTGCTCCAATCGGTCGTCGCGCTCGCGGCGCTGGCGACCGGCGTGTTCT
It encodes the following:
- a CDS encoding pyridoxal phosphate-dependent aminotransferase — encoded protein: MQPTARVRSCERSRIRVMFDLAQELERDGRDLVRLEVGEPDFDTPEHVVDAAVAAARGGHTHYTSNAGLPELREAISDTLAREYDVRHPPEEVLTTTGGMEALHLAFLATVEPGSEVLLPSPSWPNYWTQARLADATPVEVPMPAPDYDLDADTLVAEMGPDTSLVVLCSPSNPTGRVADPDEVRAVVDAAADHDAYVIADEVYAKLTYDRDPTGIAALTDHPEHVLTVGSCSKTYAMTGWRVGWLAGHPSVVDEATKVRESTTACTSSVAQHAAVAALTGPQEPVEEMYDAFRERRDYVADRIADMDGVSAPRPEGAFYAFLNPDTDEASLPLAKRLCREAGVVLAPGDGFGVAGEGQLRLSFANSMERLEEGLDRIEASM
- a CDS encoding SHOCT domain-containing protein, which codes for MTTPLDVLAQVGPHGPMGPHGPAGGGWTGGGWMGGGALPWLGPWGGFLATLLLLGLVAVTVYAAVTLARRERVASDGDRGDDALAVLDRRYARGEVDDEEYAERRERLTGN